In Chryseobacterium turcicum, a single window of DNA contains:
- a CDS encoding T9SS type A sorting domain-containing protein, whose translation MFKNLYTLVTKVSLSAFVLSIAGSNFINAQQWQNVGNTSILSASGSGFNDFVIDNAGNYYVSYYDLSVDKGSVQKLNGASWSYLGGSAGVTDDYANHNSLSVAPDGSVYHLSKGDNMDVNKFSSAAWSSLASIPTSGFAGYPSSAVSADNILYTYVQGTVRRFVNGAWQQIGANVVSGVVYHGKIKLGTNGKVYVCQISNGVVSVYENTLTASSTATWTLVGGASLGSAFTESVYATLDFTIGTDNSLYVVYGKTLNNPNNPNSLLRKINVKKFDGTSWTQLGDENFGVGESNLDFSIAVTSQGKPFVAASSWYENEGKNTVYEINSTTNTWSPFGGNYVSDGATHYNDLEFDANTNSLVLAYSLDDYFSQGITEGTVVKKFTLQVQPSCNNTDPGNNSGDLGCVTFNYRGQSVTYTTVRGTDGKIWLQQNLGSTKIAESLTDSDAYGDLFQWGRWDDGHQLRNSTLSATAPSSNNPAGLNGGNATFYSAGYNSSSNFWSGGTDSDTWTAENASAATATKGADPCKAIGLDWRLPTVGEIDAAMAAENISEYNSALSSHLKLIPAGMKDYNGIYSPGTRLYLWSSSASPYTGSGQHLYISGFSTLSNSASRDAGMSVRCIKEVATGLGTTEIKKISVGVYPNPTNGILNIKTDSEINTVSVTNVVGQRLNIKYSNHQINMQDLPSGVYIVEMTLKNGQKISKKVIKN comes from the coding sequence ACTATCTGCTAGCGGAAGTGGATTTAATGATTTTGTAATAGATAATGCAGGAAATTATTATGTTTCTTACTACGATCTTTCTGTTGATAAAGGTTCGGTACAAAAACTCAACGGAGCTTCATGGTCTTATCTAGGAGGTTCGGCTGGAGTTACTGATGATTATGCTAATCACAATTCTTTATCCGTGGCACCCGATGGGAGTGTTTATCACTTAAGTAAAGGTGATAATATGGATGTCAATAAATTCTCTTCGGCTGCGTGGTCTTCTTTGGCTTCTATTCCTACGAGTGGTTTTGCAGGATATCCATCTTCAGCGGTTTCAGCAGATAATATTTTATATACGTATGTTCAGGGTACCGTAAGACGTTTTGTAAATGGTGCATGGCAACAAATAGGAGCTAATGTGGTTTCTGGGGTAGTATACCATGGGAAAATTAAACTTGGAACTAATGGTAAAGTCTATGTTTGCCAGATTTCCAATGGGGTGGTAAGTGTTTATGAAAATACATTGACGGCTTCATCTACTGCAACTTGGACATTGGTGGGAGGTGCTTCTTTGGGAAGTGCTTTTACTGAAAGTGTTTATGCTACCTTAGATTTTACAATAGGGACTGATAATAGTTTGTATGTGGTGTATGGTAAAACATTAAATAATCCAAATAATCCTAACAGCTTACTCAGAAAAATTAATGTAAAGAAATTTGATGGTACTAGTTGGACGCAATTAGGAGACGAAAATTTTGGTGTAGGTGAAAGCAATCTAGATTTTTCAATAGCTGTTACTTCACAAGGAAAACCGTTTGTTGCTGCAAGCAGTTGGTATGAAAATGAAGGTAAAAATACGGTGTATGAAATCAATTCAACAACTAATACATGGAGTCCATTTGGAGGAAATTATGTATCTGACGGTGCTACACACTATAATGATTTAGAATTTGATGCAAACACCAATAGTTTGGTTTTAGCTTATTCTCTAGATGATTATTTTTCTCAAGGAATTACTGAAGGAACTGTTGTGAAAAAGTTTACTTTACAGGTACAGCCTTCATGCAATAATACAGACCCAGGAAACAATTCTGGAGATTTAGGCTGTGTAACATTTAATTACAGAGGGCAATCGGTTACATACACAACCGTAAGAGGAACAGATGGTAAAATCTGGCTTCAGCAAAACCTTGGAAGCACGAAGATAGCAGAATCACTTACAGATTCTGATGCTTATGGAGACCTTTTCCAGTGGGGAAGATGGGATGATGGTCATCAGCTTAGAAACTCTACATTATCTGCAACGGCTCCTTCATCTAATAATCCAGCTGGCTTAAATGGTGGAAATGCAACATTCTATTCTGCAGGTTATAATTCCTCATCAAACTTTTGGTCAGGAGGAACTGATTCTGATACCTGGACTGCAGAAAACGCTTCAGCTGCAACAGCTACAAAAGGAGCAGACCCTTGTAAAGCAATTGGTTTAGACTGGAGACTTCCAACGGTTGGAGAAATTGATGCTGCGATGGCTGCTGAAAATATTTCGGAATATAATTCGGCACTTTCAAGCCATTTAAAATTAATTCCAGCAGGAATGAAAGATTATAATGGTATTTACTCTCCAGGAACAAGACTTTATCTTTGGTCGTCATCTGCATCACCATATACTGGTTCTGGCCAGCATTTGTATATCAGTGGATTCTCAACTTTATCAAACAGTGCTAGTAGAGATGCAGGAATGTCTGTAAGATGTATAAAAGAGGTTGCTACAGGCTTAGGAACTACAGAGATTAAAAAAATCAGCGTAGGAGTTTATCCTAATCCTACGAATGGTATTTTAAATATTAAAACAGATTCTGAAATCAATACTGTAAGCGTAACCAATGTTGTGGGACAAAGATTAAATATTAAGTATTCTAATCATCAAATTAATATGCAAGACTTACCAAGCGGAGTCTATATTGTAGAAATGACACTAAAAAACGGGCAAAAAATTTCTAAGAAAGTCATTAAAAACTAA